A genomic window from Tolypothrix sp. PCC 7910 includes:
- a CDS encoding TonB-dependent siderophore receptor, whose product MKSGFISEIHSVGLALAVISSLVQPVHAGTQTANLSNLSTIDSQKSHSTSAAQLLVQGNNNLATKVTGVKVTSTDKGIEVILESANIEALKPVSNNQGNSFIADIPNAVLALLTGGNFTQNNPAPGIVSVSVTQADSNTLRVTVVGEGGLPNAELFDGDEGLIFAVTPVASATKPQQPTFTPSISPTVAEVTGVQLNPTNNGLEIILAISDGEKLHVLPKPEGNTYIADITAAQLRLSTDNRFRQEKPIAGVSEVTVTNVDSNTIRVAVVGVDTIPKVELFDSNKGLIFGIAPTASATQSPSQQPSEEPTAQSDDPIELVVTGEQDSGYRVPDASTATKTDTPLLEVPQAIQVIPRQVIDDQRVQRVSDVLRNVSGVTIKTDYAGSADGYTIRGFDTNANLRNGFRHDSFTSFTDSSTLERIEVLKGPASVLYGQLEPGGIVNYITKQPLEQPYYSATFSAGSYSYYRPEIDISGPLTPDNNILYRFVAAYENSGGFRDFAFKELYTFAPSLRVKLSDRTNLDLQYEYVNLNQSYDRGLPPISRSFDLPISFNFGEPTDKYELFANRINVTLDHRFTENWRFRSAVSVQTVDTSRSNFQPVDFQNLFDEDGRTVARRYNKVGDYSRDYSWQNDLIGKFNTGSIKHEVLLGFELGRSEFGYPFFISYDVPSLDILNPVYGAAIPTTFEEGFQGRTNTYRVGLYFQDQVALLPNFKILLGGRLDFVNFKDEYNPDLINGAETEITERYYEKFSPRIGLVYQPTENLSLYASYSRAFKPNEYAIAVGGRPLEPETGTQYEVGVKGEFLNGKLTATLAAYEITKNNVSTTDLDNPDFTIAAGEVKSRGFEIDIAGEILPGWNVIASYSHNDAYVSADNSLPVGDRLANAPRNSASLWTTYQIQSGNLKGLGFGGGVFFVGDREATLPNTIAIPSFVRTDAAIFYRRDNYQIGLNFKNLLDTRYYDSSGFLLSPGAPFTVVGTFSVKF is encoded by the coding sequence ATGAAGTCTGGGTTCATAAGTGAGATACATTCGGTTGGATTAGCATTAGCAGTAATTAGCAGCTTGGTACAACCAGTTCATGCAGGAACGCAGACAGCAAATTTATCTAATCTATCTACTATTGATAGCCAAAAATCTCACTCTACCAGTGCCGCGCAACTACTGGTGCAAGGCAACAATAATTTAGCTACTAAAGTTACAGGGGTTAAAGTCACTTCTACAGATAAAGGTATCGAAGTAATTTTAGAAAGTGCCAATATAGAAGCACTCAAACCAGTTAGTAATAATCAGGGTAATAGCTTTATAGCAGATATCCCCAATGCAGTCCTAGCACTACTTACAGGTGGAAACTTTACTCAAAATAATCCAGCACCAGGGATTGTCTCTGTCAGCGTCACTCAAGCCGATAGCAATACTTTAAGAGTAACAGTGGTAGGTGAAGGGGGTTTACCTAACGCAGAATTATTTGATGGTGACGAGGGTTTGATTTTTGCCGTCACACCAGTTGCATCTGCTACCAAACCGCAACAACCAACATTTACGCCATCAATATCTCCGACTGTAGCAGAAGTCACAGGAGTCCAACTTAATCCCACCAATAACGGTTTAGAAATCATCTTGGCGATATCAGATGGTGAAAAATTGCATGTATTACCTAAACCTGAAGGCAACACATATATTGCCGATATTACCGCAGCCCAACTGCGCCTCTCTACTGACAACAGATTTCGCCAAGAAAAACCAATTGCGGGAGTGAGTGAAGTTACTGTAACTAATGTTGATAGCAACACTATCAGAGTGGCTGTAGTGGGAGTAGATACAATCCCAAAAGTGGAATTATTTGATAGCAATAAAGGCTTGATTTTTGGGATAGCCCCAACTGCATCAGCTACACAATCGCCATCTCAACAACCATCAGAAGAACCGACAGCCCAGAGTGACGATCCCATTGAATTGGTGGTGACAGGAGAGCAAGATTCAGGATATAGAGTTCCAGATGCTAGCACTGCAACTAAAACCGATACACCCTTACTAGAGGTTCCCCAAGCAATCCAAGTAATTCCCCGACAAGTAATTGACGATCAAAGAGTCCAACGGGTTTCAGATGTTTTGCGTAACGTCAGTGGTGTCACCATAAAAACAGATTATGCTGGTAGCGCTGATGGTTATACCATTCGCGGATTTGATACCAATGCCAACCTCCGCAATGGTTTTAGACATGATAGTTTCACCTCTTTTACAGACAGTTCTACTCTAGAAAGGATAGAAGTTCTCAAAGGCCCGGCTTCGGTACTGTATGGACAACTAGAGCCTGGAGGGATTGTTAATTACATTACTAAACAGCCACTAGAACAACCATATTACTCGGCAACATTTTCTGCGGGTAGCTATAGTTACTATCGACCAGAAATAGATATTTCTGGGCCACTCACCCCAGATAACAATATTTTGTATCGCTTTGTAGCTGCTTACGAAAACTCTGGTGGCTTCCGAGATTTTGCTTTTAAAGAGCTTTATACCTTTGCTCCTAGTTTAAGGGTGAAATTAAGCGATCGCACAAACTTAGACTTGCAATATGAATACGTTAATCTCAACCAATCCTATGATAGAGGCCTACCACCGATAAGCAGATCCTTTGATTTGCCAATTAGTTTTAACTTTGGCGAACCAACTGATAAGTATGAACTGTTTGCCAATAGAATAAACGTGACTTTAGATCATCGATTTACTGAAAATTGGCGATTCCGCAGTGCGGTTTCTGTACAAACCGTTGATACATCACGTTCCAACTTTCAGCCAGTTGATTTTCAAAATCTCTTTGATGAAGATGGTCGGACTGTTGCTAGGAGATATAACAAAGTAGGTGATTACTCTAGAGATTATTCCTGGCAAAATGACTTAATCGGAAAATTTAACACTGGCTCAATTAAACATGAAGTGCTGTTGGGTTTTGAATTAGGTAGAAGTGAGTTTGGCTATCCATTTTTTATTTCTTATGATGTCCCATCACTTGATATTTTAAATCCAGTATATGGTGCGGCAATTCCTACTACTTTTGAAGAAGGCTTTCAAGGAAGAACTAATACATATAGAGTAGGTCTTTACTTCCAAGACCAAGTAGCCTTGCTACCCAATTTCAAAATACTACTTGGTGGAAGACTGGATTTTGTCAATTTCAAAGATGAGTACAATCCCGATCTGATTAATGGTGCAGAAACGGAAATTACAGAGCGTTATTATGAGAAATTTTCTCCACGCATTGGTTTAGTGTATCAACCTACTGAAAATCTCTCTCTTTACGCTAGTTACAGTCGCGCTTTTAAACCAAATGAATATGCTATAGCCGTTGGTGGCCGACCATTAGAGCCGGAAACTGGTACACAATACGAAGTGGGAGTTAAAGGTGAGTTTTTAAATGGTAAGCTGACAGCAACGTTAGCAGCTTATGAGATTACAAAAAATAATGTCTCTACAACAGACTTAGACAATCCAGACTTTACAATTGCAGCTGGAGAAGTCAAAAGCCGAGGTTTTGAAATCGATATAGCTGGAGAAATTTTACCTGGTTGGAATGTCATTGCTTCTTATTCTCATAACGATGCTTATGTAAGTGCAGATAATAGCTTACCAGTTGGTGACAGATTAGCAAATGCACCCAGGAATAGTGCTAGTTTGTGGACAACCTACCAAATTCAAAGCGGTAACTTGAAGGGGTTAGGTTTTGGTGGAGGAGTATTTTTCGTTGGCGATCGCGAAGCTACCTTACCAAATACAATTGCAATTCCTTCCTTTGTCCGAACTGATGCTGCTATTTTCTATCGGCGCGACAATTATCAAATAGGTCTTAACTTTAAAAACTTACTTGATACTCGTTACTATGATTCGTCTGGTTTTTTACTTTCTCCAGGCGCACCCTTTACAGTGGTGGGTACATTCTCTGTCAAGTTTTAA
- a CDS encoding PepSY domain-containing protein: MKSFNLRNLAFTLHRYIGLTLGLLIAFVGLTGSFLVFKPEIAKFLVTQQVGTIVPQEQMVSIDAVLETAKAVSNNRSDLKLDTIRLPATPDLPYEVAFFDATDQLTRIFIHPYTGAVIGRNESDSSFERIVLKLHYGLLLGRNGEIIIGIAGLLLFILCVTGLILWSGWRKLITGFKIKWNGHPKRVNFDIHKVAGIVTAIFLAFTAFTGFCWNFSDWSYPIIYAATFTAQPSKVISKPIPNQAPLKLSQLLQISQTIFPEAETFSVGIPSTEEAAVYISKRQNPKLMFYGDSGVYLDQYNGEILRVVDSRKLPLADALLSAFEYLHYGTFWGLSSRVFYVFVGLSPTILLITGFFMYQYRYKKIKNYIQ; encoded by the coding sequence ATGAAATCGTTTAATTTACGTAATCTAGCCTTCACTCTACATCGTTATATTGGTTTAACATTAGGACTATTAATAGCTTTTGTCGGTTTGACAGGTAGCTTCTTAGTCTTTAAGCCAGAAATTGCAAAGTTTCTAGTTACCCAGCAAGTTGGCACGATAGTACCTCAAGAACAAATGGTGTCCATTGATGCTGTTTTAGAAACAGCAAAGGCTGTAAGTAACAATCGTTCCGATCTCAAATTAGACACAATCAGATTGCCTGCTACGCCTGATTTACCTTACGAAGTAGCTTTTTTTGATGCGACCGATCAATTAACTCGCATATTTATTCATCCCTATACTGGTGCCGTCATCGGTAGAAATGAAAGTGATTCTAGTTTTGAAAGGATTGTTCTGAAGCTTCACTATGGTCTTTTACTAGGGAGAAATGGCGAAATTATCATTGGAATTGCTGGGTTATTGTTGTTTATTCTTTGTGTTACAGGATTAATATTATGGTCTGGTTGGCGTAAGTTAATTACTGGATTCAAAATTAAGTGGAATGGACATCCCAAACGAGTTAACTTTGATATTCACAAAGTAGCCGGAATTGTGACCGCAATATTTCTTGCGTTTACTGCATTTACAGGCTTCTGCTGGAATTTTTCTGATTGGTCATATCCTATAATTTATGCAGCTACTTTTACTGCACAGCCATCAAAAGTTATTTCTAAACCTATTCCTAATCAAGCCCCTTTAAAACTATCTCAACTACTGCAAATTTCCCAGACTATTTTTCCTGAGGCAGAGACATTTTCAGTCGGCATTCCTAGCACAGAGGAAGCAGCAGTTTATATCAGCAAGCGTCAAAACCCTAAACTTATGTTTTATGGTGATAGTGGAGTTTATTTAGATCAGTATAATGGAGAGATATTGCGCGTAGTTGATAGCCGGAAATTACCCCTGGCAGATGCTTTACTCTCTGCCTTTGAGTATTTACATTATGGTACATTTTGGGGTTTAAGCAGCCGCGTATTTTACGTTTTTGTTGGTCTTAGCCCAACAATTCTTTTAATTACTGGCTTTTTTATGTATCAATATCGTTACAAAAAAATAAAAAATTATATTCAGTAA
- a CDS encoding MFS transporter: MQNYIFIWLGQMVSLIGSSMTAFAFAIWVWELKHQATALALFHVFAQIPQILITPIAGVLVDRINRKLLMIVGDTVGGIVTITVLLLYLTNNLQLWHLYIAFAVKGTFEQFQELAYSASISTMVPKQQYSRVSSLSFLAGNGAIIIAPALAGVLYRVIGLVGILSIDIISFLFAIATVLRVHIPQPAIAQLHQKKSAHILEDISFGFKYIISRPSLLSLLVLTAIFWFIHDLGDSVYKPMILERSGNDASILGGLFAAVGVGGVLSVLVINIWGGGKSRIKGIIFGMIGTALGRIILGLGRTPVIWIPAQLCSSFNYPLLGSHSDAIWLAKVQPQLQGRVFATQSMILLLTSAIANLIGGTFADQVFEPAMRLGGNFAPLFGSIFGTEKGAGMALMYVISSLSLLIVGISGYAIPGLREIETVLPDYDNVT, translated from the coding sequence ATGCAAAATTATATTTTCATCTGGCTTGGCCAGATGGTTTCTCTAATTGGCAGTAGTATGACTGCCTTTGCTTTTGCTATATGGGTTTGGGAACTAAAACATCAAGCAACAGCATTAGCTTTATTTCACGTTTTTGCACAAATACCACAAATTTTAATTACCCCTATCGCAGGTGTACTTGTCGATAGAATTAACCGCAAGTTGCTGATGATAGTGGGGGATACAGTAGGTGGTATAGTGACAATTACTGTTTTATTACTGTATTTAACTAATAACCTGCAATTATGGCATTTGTATATAGCTTTTGCTGTTAAAGGCACTTTTGAACAATTTCAAGAACTTGCCTACTCAGCATCAATATCTACAATGGTACCCAAACAGCAATACAGCAGGGTTAGTAGTTTAAGTTTTTTGGCAGGTAATGGTGCGATAATAATTGCTCCGGCTCTAGCTGGTGTTCTTTATAGAGTCATTGGACTTGTTGGGATTTTAAGTATAGATATCATATCTTTCTTATTTGCGATCGCTACAGTCCTAAGAGTACATATTCCACAACCTGCGATCGCACAATTACATCAAAAAAAATCTGCACATATTCTTGAGGATATTAGTTTTGGTTTTAAATATATAATCTCGCGTCCTAGTTTGCTGAGTTTATTAGTATTGACAGCAATATTTTGGTTTATTCATGATCTTGGTGATTCTGTTTACAAACCTATGATTCTAGAACGTTCTGGTAATGACGCTAGTATTTTAGGTGGCTTATTTGCTGCCGTTGGAGTTGGAGGTGTCTTGAGCGTTTTGGTAATTAATATCTGGGGTGGCGGGAAAAGTCGAATTAAAGGGATAATATTCGGTATGATAGGTACTGCGTTAGGCAGAATCATACTTGGCCTGGGTCGTACACCTGTAATTTGGATTCCTGCTCAGTTATGTTCATCCTTTAATTATCCATTGCTTGGTAGCCACAGTGATGCTATTTGGCTAGCTAAAGTACAACCGCAATTGCAAGGACGCGTTTTTGCTACTCAGTCAATGATACTTTTGCTCACTTCAGCAATTGCTAACCTAATTGGAGGAACATTTGCAGATCAAGTTTTTGAGCCTGCTATGAGGCTGGGAGGTAATTTTGCACCCTTGTTTGGCAGTATATTTGGTACTGAAAAGGGTGCAGGTATGGCACTTATGTATGTAATATCTTCACTAAGCTTATTGATAGTAGGTATAAGCGGCTATGCAATTCCTGGGCTACGTGAAATAGAAACCGTCTTACCTGATTATGATAATGTCACTTAA
- the xisF gene encoding fdxN element excision recombinase XisF: MGEKWFYGRVSTIEQQEDRNALKKQLERGKNVGCDRFYWDIQSRTTEVRTGLQQLIDDLKTSPKGIVSDLVVTRIDRIGSSSKLFYSLLEVLRSRSIKLVALDQTIDTESLGGELTIDILLAASKFEIKMLSSRVSAERKHRMVQRKSHRFAPFGWKVMNDFYVKDESWCVSLIEGKRSFKVWELALFIFEIFDSCGSVRKTCNLLNEMFGVSGKVDAKSKKLKDNHRIMPNDIEQFDLLQNQRKTYQRYPWTGLQWSPAGLKNFLVNPVHAGGTPFNVTTSSPSGKQINHFDQWDCNWDTHEGIISREQHEQIKRQIRQNRHNKWAARQEDINPFANLLKCGRCGGALTRMSSRHDRNGQYTAYYQCTYYALRRCDAKEMLNSQSLDSQVADLLVNEATRLAGMVDFEEDKNPEPIEVRELRESLAALEKIPSNPFVEKAKDGIRDQIASILSLHENITKRSLIVGEELVQMFRDREYWESRTSEDKKRILNKLVRRIVIDGRVVLGIEFL, from the coding sequence ATGGGCGAGAAATGGTTTTATGGTCGGGTTTCGACGATTGAACAACAAGAGGATCGCAACGCACTCAAGAAACAGCTAGAAAGAGGTAAGAATGTCGGATGCGATCGCTTTTATTGGGATATTCAAAGTCGCACCACGGAAGTGCGGACTGGGTTACAGCAATTAATTGATGATTTAAAAACATCGCCCAAGGGTATTGTCAGCGATTTAGTAGTTACCAGAATTGACCGCATTGGGTCATCATCAAAACTGTTTTACTCGTTGCTGGAAGTATTACGCAGTAGAAGTATCAAGCTAGTAGCACTCGACCAAACCATAGATACAGAAAGTCTGGGTGGCGAGTTGACAATAGATATTTTGCTAGCTGCAAGTAAATTTGAAATCAAAATGTTATCCAGCCGTGTATCTGCTGAACGTAAGCATCGTATGGTGCAGCGAAAAAGTCATCGGTTTGCGCCTTTTGGTTGGAAGGTGATGAATGATTTTTATGTCAAAGATGAAAGTTGGTGTGTTTCCCTGATAGAGGGGAAAAGAAGTTTTAAAGTTTGGGAATTAGCTTTATTTATATTTGAAATATTTGATAGTTGCGGTAGCGTCAGAAAAACCTGCAATCTCTTAAATGAGATGTTTGGCGTAAGTGGGAAAGTAGACGCAAAGAGTAAAAAATTAAAAGATAATCATCGGATTATGCCCAATGATATCGAGCAATTTGATTTATTGCAAAATCAAAGAAAAACTTATCAAAGATACCCTTGGACTGGCTTACAATGGTCGCCTGCTGGGTTAAAAAACTTCTTAGTTAATCCCGTACACGCAGGTGGAACACCATTTAATGTCACCACATCCAGTCCATCAGGTAAACAAATCAACCATTTCGATCAATGGGATTGTAATTGGGACACCCATGAGGGGATAATTAGCCGCGAACAACACGAACAAATCAAACGCCAGATTCGTCAAAATCGCCATAATAAATGGGCTGCACGTCAAGAAGATATCAACCCATTTGCTAATTTATTGAAGTGTGGTAGATGTGGCGGTGCATTAACTCGGATGTCATCCCGGCACGATCGCAATGGACAATATACAGCTTACTATCAATGTACTTACTATGCTCTGAGACGTTGCGATGCCAAAGAGATGCTGAATAGTCAAAGTTTAGATTCTCAGGTAGCTGATTTGTTAGTCAATGAAGCTACTAGACTAGCGGGAATGGTAGATTTTGAAGAAGATAAAAATCCTGAACCAATAGAAGTGCGAGAACTGCGCGAAAGTTTAGCAGCCTTGGAGAAGATACCTAGTAATCCTTTTGTAGAGAAAGCCAAAGATGGTATCCGTGACCAAATTGCTAGTATCTTAAGTCTCCACGAAAACATCACAAAACGTAGCCTGATAGTGGGAGAAGAGTTAGTGCAAATGTTCCGCGATCGCGAATACTGGGAAAGCCGCACATCAGAGGATAAAAAACGCATCCTAAACAAACTTGTCCGTCGTATTGTTATTGATGGGAGGGTTGTTTTGGGTATTGAGTTTCTTTAG
- a CDS encoding hydrogenase small subunit — protein sequence MSFLNAEEPTVCDLIADFGIKVLWHPSLGLELGDNLQQLLQDCISGTIPLDILVFEGSVVNAPNGTGEWNRFADRPMKDWLTDLAQAASFIVAVGDCATWGGIPAMSPNPSESQGLQFLKREPGGFFGQDFRTKSGLPVINIPGCPAHPDWISQILVAIATGRLGDITLDELNRPQTFFKSYTQIGCTRNVHFAYKASTVEFGQRKGCLFYDLGCRGPMTHSSCNRILWNRVSSKTRAGMPCLGCTEPEFPFYDLKPGTVFKTQTVMGVPKELPPGVKAKDYALLTMVAKDIAPPWAEEDIFTI from the coding sequence ATGTCTTTTCTCAACGCTGAAGAACCGACAGTATGCGATTTAATTGCGGACTTTGGCATTAAAGTACTTTGGCATCCCTCCTTGGGTTTGGAACTGGGCGATAATTTACAACAACTACTCCAAGATTGCATTTCCGGGACAATTCCCCTAGATATCTTGGTTTTTGAGGGTAGTGTTGTGAATGCCCCCAACGGCACAGGTGAATGGAACCGCTTTGCCGATCGCCCCATGAAAGATTGGTTAACAGACCTCGCCCAAGCTGCTAGTTTCATTGTGGCTGTAGGAGACTGTGCTACCTGGGGAGGCATACCTGCCATGTCACCCAATCCTAGCGAATCCCAAGGGTTGCAATTCCTCAAGCGTGAACCAGGTGGTTTTTTCGGTCAAGACTTCCGCACCAAATCCGGCTTACCCGTAATTAACATTCCCGGATGTCCCGCCCATCCTGATTGGATTAGTCAAATTTTAGTGGCGATCGCCACCGGACGCTTAGGCGACATTACCTTAGACGAACTCAACCGTCCTCAAACCTTCTTCAAAAGCTACACCCAAATTGGTTGTACGCGTAACGTCCACTTTGCCTACAAAGCATCTACTGTGGAATTTGGTCAACGCAAAGGGTGCCTATTCTACGATTTAGGTTGTCGTGGCCCCATGACCCACTCTTCCTGCAACCGTATTTTGTGGAATCGGGTTTCCTCTAAAACTCGTGCCGGTATGCCTTGTTTAGGATGTACCGAACCAGAATTTCCCTTCTACGACCTCAAACCAGGAACCGTATTTAAAACCCAAACTGTCATGGGAGTTCCCAAAGAACTACCACCAGGAGTCAAAGCAAAAGACTATGCTTTACTGACGATGGTAGCTAAAGACATAGCACCACCTTGGGCAGAAGAAGACATTTTCACAATTTAG